The Apium graveolens cultivar Ventura chromosome 11, ASM990537v1, whole genome shotgun sequence genome has a window encoding:
- the LOC141698331 gene encoding putative LRR receptor-like serine/threonine-protein kinase At1g53440 isoform X1 → MTRLRISDLTGRNSTIPDLKDMQSLHVLILRNCLINGALPEYFGVLGQLKTLYLNHNSLTGEIPSWISGSKENFDVSYNNFSWTAEYNCQPSNVVAWCLKKDLPCSRKPQYYSLLSTVEGLQRSGGH, encoded by the exons ATGACAAGACT GAGGATATCTGATCTGACTGGAAGAAATTCGACTATCCCAGATTTAAAAGATATGCAATCCTTGCATGTGCT GATATTAAGAAATTGCTTGATCAATGGTGCACTTCCAGAATACTTTGGAGTACTTGGTCAACTAAAAACCCT GTATCTCAATCACAATTCATTGACTGGAGAGATACCAAGTTGGATTTCTGGCAGCAAAGAAAATTT TGATGTATCTTACAACAATTTTTCATGGACAGCTGAATATAACTGCCAGCCATCTAATGT AGTTGCTTGGTGCTTAAAGAAAGATCTTCCCTGCTCCCGAAAACCTCAAT ATTACTCACTTTTATCAACTGTGGAGGGGCTACAACGGAGTGGGGGTCATTGA
- the LOC141698331 gene encoding putative LRR receptor-like serine/threonine-protein kinase At1g53430 isoform X2, which yields MTRLRISDLTGRNSTIPDLKDMQSLHVLILRNCLINGALPEYFGVLGQLKTLDVSYNNFSWTAEYNCQPSNVVAWCLKKDLPCSRKPQYYSLLSTVEGLQRSGGH from the exons ATGACAAGACT GAGGATATCTGATCTGACTGGAAGAAATTCGACTATCCCAGATTTAAAAGATATGCAATCCTTGCATGTGCT GATATTAAGAAATTGCTTGATCAATGGTGCACTTCCAGAATACTTTGGAGTACTTGGTCAACTAAAAACCCT TGATGTATCTTACAACAATTTTTCATGGACAGCTGAATATAACTGCCAGCCATCTAATGT AGTTGCTTGGTGCTTAAAGAAAGATCTTCCCTGCTCCCGAAAACCTCAAT ATTACTCACTTTTATCAACTGTGGAGGGGCTACAACGGAGTGGGGGTCATTGA